Proteins encoded by one window of Torulaspora delbrueckii CBS 1146 chromosome 2, complete genome:
- the TPN1 gene encoding Tpn1p (similar to Saccharomyces cerevisiae TPN1 (YGL186C); ancestral locus Anc_8.147), with amino-acid sequence MTRKDVGQSKQFEETVTISLSNDQVSNQVNGEDLEKKSHELSGNKYLRWLVTASRKLDSLGVESQGIERISPFERGTSKRQFLHVAGLWLSATGGLSSMSSYFLGPLLFELNFRQCLVSGLVSMLIGCLIAAYCSIMGPQSGCRQMVTARFLFGWWFVKLVALASIIGVMGWSVVNCVVGGEMLASISNDKVPLWVGIIIVMACSFLVSAFGIKQVLKVETLISVPVLTCFLLLYISSSDKFHLINEIDNSSVDPLTIKGNWLSFFSLCYSITSTWGSITADYYILFPEDTAKYQVFLLTFFGTFVPTLFVGILGLLLACVAVVYQPWTEAYDKYGMGGLLHAGFERWNGFGKFCVVVLILSLVSNNIINAYSAAFSIQLSSVFAARVPRWFWSLVVTAICLICALVGRNHFSTILGNFLPMIGYWISMYFILLLEENVIFRRYFLHLYTKEFPPQEVAVNSSSRMNIHEIKRKLVVSKNRYNWEMWNNYDVVTHGYAATFAFLCGVAGVVVGMAQAYWVGPIAANFGEFGGDIAMWLSMGFSGAVYPWCRYWELRQFGR; translated from the coding sequence ATGACGAGGAAGGATGTTGGACAATCTAAGCAATTTGAGGAAACGGTGACTATATCCTTAAGCAACGATCAAGTGTCGAATCAGGTCAATGGGGAggatcttgaaaaaaaatcacATGAACTTTCAGGAAACAAATACTTGAGGTGGCTAGTTACGGCATCTAGGAAGCTAGATTCTCTTGGAGTTGAGTCCCAAGGTATTGAACGTATTTCTCCGTTTGAACGTGGTACGTCGAAGAGGCAGTTTTTACACGTAGCTGGGTTGTGGCTCAGTGCTACCGGAGGTTTATCGTCGATGTCATCGTATTTCCTGGGACCATTACTATTTGAATTGAATTTCAGACAATGTTTGGTTTCTGGTCTTGTATCTATGCTGATAGGATGCCTGATCGCGGCCTATTGCTCGATAATGGGCCCTCAATCCGGTTGCAGACAGATGGTTACTGCCAGATTTCTATTTGGATGGTGGTTTGTTAAACTGGTTGCATTGGCGTCTATTATAGGGGTTATGGGATGGTCAGTTGTCAACTGTGTGGTCGGTGGTGAGATGCTGGCGTCGATCTCCAACGATAAAGTTCCTCTATGGGTTGGtatcatcattgtcatGGCCTGTTCATTCTTAGTGTCCGCCTTTGGAATAAAACAGGTGCTGAAAGTCGAGACTCTTATCTCAGTGCCCGTTTTGACCTGTTTCCTTCTGCTGTACATCTCTTCCAGCGACAAGTTCCATTTAATTAATGAAATCGATAATAGTAGTGTGGATCCATTGACTATCAAGGGTAACTGGTTGAGTTTTTTCTCCCTTTGTTACAGTATTACGTCTACTTGGGGGTCGATCACTGCTGATTACTATATTCTTTTCCCAGAGGATACCGCCAAGTATCAAGTATTCTTACTCACGTTCTTTGGTACTTTTGTACCTACCTTATTTGTCGGCATACTTGGTCTCCTACTAGCATGCGTGGCAGTGGTTTACCAACCCTGGACTGAGGCTTATGACAAGTATGGAATGGGTGGTTTATTACATGCCGGGTTTGAACGTTGGAATGGGTTTGGTAAATTCTGTGTCGTGGTTTTGATTCTCAGTTTGGTCTCCAATAATATTATAAATGCTTATTCCGCCGCATTCTCAATCCAGCTTTCGTCTGTCTTTGCAGCTCGTGTTCCTCGTTGGTTCTGGTCATTGGTTGTTACGGCCATTTGTTTGATATGTGCCTTAGTGGGACGTAACCATTTCAGTACAATTCTAGGTAATTTCCTACCAATGATCGGTTACTGGATCAGCATGTATTTCATACTTTTGCTCGAAGAGAACGTTATCTTCAGAAGATATTTCCTACACTTGTACACCAAGGAATTCCCACCTCAAGAGGTTGCGGTCAATAGTTCATCCAGGATGAATATACATGAAATCAAGAGGAAACTAGTGGTATCGAAAAACAGATACAACTGGGAGATGTGGAACAATTACGATGTAGTGACCCATGGCTATGCAGCTACATTTGCATTTTTATGCGGAGTTGCTGGCGTGGTTGTTGGTATGGCTCAAGCCTACTGGGTAGGACCCATCGCAGCTAATTTTGGGGAATTTGGTGGTGATATCGCGATGTGGTTAAGCATGGGCTTTTCAGGCGCAGTATACCCATGGTGTAGATACTGGGAACTACGCCAATTTGGTCGTTAA
- the TDEL0B04650 gene encoding putative hydroxyacid dehydrogenase (similar to Saccharomyces cerevisiae YGL185C; ancestral locus Anc_8.146) produces MQSSMKPTLLFVAHPDHRSRILDSQELRNRFEFLHHDVTTKDEFFKFLRQHTDKNITAIYGGYPAFHPIGGLTRDVIEHESFPRKSLRCIALCSRGYNGFDLEALRENEIKLFNFQDQVCETPQEKDQGGNDVGDCVLWHVLEGFRKFSYQQLIARKDGDTFAARNHAADRDDGAWEFGHRLSNDGSFLVQSPRNRKCLILGFGSVGKQIALKLHHGLGMEVHYCRRSEPQKENEHGWTFHRLDDSLKSQLHQFSVIIVALPGTQETQHLIDKEFLSHCDGPNLILVNVGRGSILNLDDVKDALQKGQLRHLGADVFYREPKIDQALLSEHKMTSITPHLGSSTETVFYQSCELALRNILEATDPLSHVLSPVCKASRIV; encoded by the coding sequence atgcAATCAAGTATGAAGCCTACGCTATTGTTCGTCGCTCATCCCGATCACAGATCTCGTATCCTAGATTCCCAAGAGCTGCGCAATAGATTCGAGTTTCTGCACCACGATGTGaccaccaaagatgaattttttaaGTTTCTAAGACAACATACAGACAAGAACATCACAGCGATTTATGGTGGATATCCTGCATTCCACCCTATTGGTGGACTCACACGCGATGTCATTGAACATGAATCGTTTCCCAGGAAGAGTTTGCGATGTATCGCATTGTGTTCAAGAGGTTATAACGGCTTTGACTTGGAAGCATTGCGCGAAAACgaaatcaaattgttcaacttcCAAGATCAGGTATGCGAAACACCTCAGGAGAAGGACCAAGGCGGCAATGATGTTGGAGATTGTGTCCTATGGCATGTCCTAGAGGGTTTCAGGAAATTTTCATACCAACAACTGATTGCTCGAAAGGATGGTGACACTTTTGCAGCCAGAAATCATGCGGCAGACAGAGATGATGGAGCTTGGGAATTTGGTCACAGATTGAGTAATGATGGTTCTTTCCTGGTTCAATCCCCACGTAACAGGAAGTGTTTGATTCTGGGATTTGGAAGCGTCGGTAAGCAAATAGCATTGAAGTTACATCATGGGCTTGGAATGGAGGTCCATTACTGCAGGAGAAGTGAACCACAAAAAGAAAATGAGCATGGCTGGACATTCCATAGACTTGATGATAGTTTGAAGAGTCAGTTGCACCAGTTTAGTGTGATTATAGTTGCTTTGCCAGGAACTCAGGAAACTCAACACCTCATCGACAAGGAATTTTTGTCCCATTGCGATGGTCCAAACTTGATTCTGGTCAACGTCGGCCGTGGATCAATTCTCAATTTGGACGATGTCAAAGATGCATTGCAAAAAGGCCAGTTGAGACATCTTGGTGCCGATGTGTTCTACAGAGAGCCCAAAATTGACCAGGCGTTGTTGTCAGAGCACAAGATGACCAGTATCACTCCGCATCTTGGTAGTAGTACAGAAACAGTCTTTTATCAAAGTTGCGAACTTGCATTGCGCAACATCCTCGAAGCTACTGATCCATTATCGCATGTTCTATCACCAGTTTGTAAGGCATCGAGGATTGTCTGA
- the STR3 gene encoding cystathionine beta-lyase STR3 (similar to Saccharomyces cerevisiae STR3 (YGL184C); ancestral locus Anc_8.145) translates to MVQSYKPLMSSQLVTNLKIRDKHGASVQPLYLSTTFKVDLDNPESQVFDYSRSGNPTRSLLQYQIGKLYEVPVEHVLAVASGMTALDVILRGLVISSATHVPTIIAGDDLYGGSNRLLAYLESKSHARAVHVDTTDMEKFKAVFGSLDKVDCVLLESPTNPLCKVVDVPQLVAYVKRISPSTVVIVDNTMMSGLQCNPLEYGCDVVYESATKYLNGHHDIMGGIIVGKTAEIAQEIYYVVNATGSGLSPMDSWLLNRGLKTLGVRMYQQQYNSMVIAQWLEESCGFKPTEKNSALKTRYVGLKTNPGFELHRSFNKGPGAVLSFETGSLEHSQRIVASKAFQLFSVTVSFGCVNSLISLPCKMSHASIDPEVRKQREFPEDLIRLCVGIEDVGDLQKDLLYAMIDANVLEVRENGKYIYNKLNGHLGLNTIDDHSSRQHSIYDQFYGKDLIEGDSKMNHRRLKL, encoded by the coding sequence atggTACAGAGCTATAAACCTTTGATGAGTTCACAGTTGGTGACGAATCTAAAGATCAGGGATAAGCACGGAGCCTCTGTACAGCCTTTGTATTTGAGTACAACGTTCAAAGTGGATTTGGATAACCCAGAGAGTCAGGTTTTCGATTATTCTCGTTCGGGGAACCCCACACGATCACTTTTGCAGTACCAGATCGGGAAACTTTATGAAGTTCCTGTAGAGCATGTTTTGGCAGTGGCCAGTGGTATGACTGCATTGGATGTTATCTTACGTGGTCTAGTGATTTCAAGCGCTACTCACGTTCCAACGATCATTGCCGGGGATGACTTGTACGGTGGTAGTAACCGTCTTTTAGCCTATTTAGAGAGCAAGTCCCATGCGCGTGCAGTGCACGTCGATACCACTGATATGGAAAAGTTTAAGGCAGTTTTTGGCTCACTAGATAAAGTCGACTGTGTTTTGTTGGAGTCTCCTACAAATCCACTTTGTAAAGTGGTAGATGTACCTCAATTGGTCGCATATGTCAAACGTATCTCCCCTTCTACTGTGGTGATTGTTGATAATACAATGATGAGTGGGTTGCAATGCAATCCGCTAGAGTACGGCTGTGATGTGGTTTATGAATCGGCTACAAAATACCTTAACGGTCATCACGATATTATGGGTGGTATTATTGTTGGTAAGACTGCCGAGATCGCACAAGAGATTTACTACGTGGTGAATGCTACTGGTTCTGGTCTTTCTCCCATGGATTCATGGCTACTGAATCGTGGTTTAAAGACACTTGGTGTGCGTATGTACCAACAGCAATACAACTCGATGGTCATTGCCCAATGGTTAGAAGAGTCTTGCGGCTTTAAGCCAACAGAGAAAAACTCCGCATTAAAGACCCGTTATGTCGGGCTCAAGACCAATCCTGGTTTCGAGTTGCatagatctttcaacaagGGACCAGGTGCTGttctttcatttgaaaCCGGTTCCTTGGAACATTCACAGCGTATAGTTGCCTCAAAAGCATTCCAACTATTTTCAGTGACAGTCTCCTTTGGTTGCGTGAACTCGCTCATCTCCCTACCTTGCAAAATGTCGCATGCATCTATCGATCCAGAAGTAAGGAAACAAAGAGAATTTCCAGAAGATCTAATAAGACTCTGTGTCGGTATCGAAGACGTTGgtgatttgcaaaaagatCTGTTATACGCCATGATTGACGCCAATGTGCTTGAAGTACGTGAAAACGGAAAATACATCTACAACAAATTAAACGGACACCTCGGGCTGAATACCATTGATGACCATAGCTCAAGGCAACATAGCATTTACGACCAATTTTACGGAAAAGACCTCATAGAGGGtgattcaaagatgaatcaCAGAAGATTAAAACTCTAA
- the COM2 gene encoding Com2p (similar to Saccharomyces cerevisiae YER130C; ancestral locus Anc_8.144), which yields MTLQLHRIDSNGTVIGLNDQFNLQLIPKQEDNHAVNSDLTGNTMTTETQNQNQNYIQRIPSTTANNFFEDLLSWQPPTSGNNGSRRLSISEYNADNAGYYEYEYFGKHHDDSTTQFNDNDDEIMMISDDEAMRGFDFDLDEPQRKKVKDYFKLSIFSSNNSSNGTFWGRKKKNVAEETEAVINPSQLLFHDVFQEDEEEEEDDGEAITQFTVFDNHKLDHRPIVHSPAPAAIAKRRSGSMPKTRGRKPSPIPDASKQFGCEFCDRRFKRQEHLKRHVRSLHMCEKPFNCHICDKKFSRSDNLNQHIKTHSHQ from the coding sequence ATGACGCTGCAGTTGCATAGGATAGATTCTAATGGTACAGTCATTGGATTGAACGATCAGTTCAATTTGCAGTTAATACCAAAACAGGAGGACAATCATGCGGTCAACAGTGATCTTACCGGTAATACAATGACCACTGAAACGCAAAATCAGAACCAAAACTATATTCAGAGGATACCTTCGACCACGGCaaacaatttctttgaagatctgCTCAGTTGGCAGCCTCCAACGAGCGGTAACAATGGTAGTCGAAGGTTATCTATTTCCGAGTATAATGCGGATAATGCCGGATACTATGAGTACGAGTATTTTGGTAAACACCATGATGATTCAACGACCCAATTTAACGATAATGACGACgaaataatgatgataagtgatgatgaagcGATGCGAGGGTTTGATTTTGACCTCGATGAACCACAGAGGAAAAAGGTCAAGGACTATTTCAAATTGAGCATCTTTAGCAGTAATAATAGTAGCAATGGAACGTTTTGGGggagaaagaagaaaaatgtaGCGGAAGAGACTGAGGCTGTGATTAATCCTTCACAATTGTTATTCCACGATGTGTTTCAGgaggacgaagaggaagaagaggatgatggGGAAGCCATCACACAATTCACAGTGTTTGACAATCATAAGTTGGATCACAGACCCATTGTTCACTCTCCAGCGCCTGCAGCAATAGCAAAACGTAGATCGGGTTCAATGCCCAAGACTAGAGGTCGTAAACCTTCACCCATACCGGACGCTTCCAAACAGTTTGGTTGCGAATTCTGCGATagaagattcaaaaggcAGGAACATTTGAAACGTCACGTAAGGTCCCTTCACATGTGCGAAAAACCATTCAATTGCCACATCTGTGACAAGAAATTCAGTAGGAGCGATAACCTGAATCAACACATAAAGACTCATTCACATCAATAG
- the MND1 gene encoding Mnd1p (similar to Saccharomyces cerevisiae MND1 (YGL183C); ancestral locus Anc_8.143): MPPKRQGVSLEEKKSRILAFLQNEYSFYNMKELEKMIPKKCAGVSPMLVKELVQQMIDEDGLICVEKCGNINVYWCFKNQITQKVYDSCQRLQAKKEAKEAETIELKAKLKLTSETDRCERYESPDGIKSRNEQLQRNREIEEEIKALQLEYNKLSQTRWDKEKIAAKRSMLIRDLQKLETMTDNIDIMVDFFRNKYGVDPKSIRQEMEIPDDFPTINL; this comes from the exons ATG CCGCCCAAGAGACAGGGAGTCAGTttagaagagaagaaatcgagAATTCTAGCATTTCTACAAAATGAGTACTCTTTCTACAACATGAAGGAGCTCGAGAAGATGATTCCGAAGAAATGTGCTGGAGTTTCACCCATGCTTGTGAAAGAATTGGTGCAACAGATGATCGATGAGGACGGATTGATCTGTGTAGAGAAATGTGGTAATATCAACGTTTACTGGTGTTTCAAGAATCAGATTACGCAGAAAGTTTACGATAGTTGCCAGCGGTTacaagcaaagaaagaagccAAGGAGGCGGAGACCATTGAGCTGAAGGCTAAACTGAAACTTACAAGTGAGACAGACAGGTGTGAGCGGTATGAATCCCCTGACGGAATAAAGTCTCGTAATGAACAACTGCAACGTAACCGCGAGATcgaggaagaaatcaaagcaTTGCAATTGGAATATAACAAGCTATCTCAGACCCGATGGGATAAGGAGAAGATCGCGGCAAAGAGGTCGATGCTGATACGCGACTTACAAAAATTAGAGACCATGACAGACAACATTGATATCATGGTAGATTTCTTTCGCAACAAGTACGGTGTTGACCCCAAATCGATCCGCCAAGAGATGGAAATCCCAGATGATTTCCCCACTATCAACCTTTAA
- the GTS1 gene encoding Gts1p (similar to Saccharomyces cerevisiae GTS1 (YGL181W); ancestral locus Anc_8.142) has product MRIRSRSSAGAKGAERELKDLVSLPENGNKCGECGSAVPTWCSINLGVFLCGRCASVHRKVFSLRDDDAYSDVKSLSLDRWSERDLDDLSRSGGNKHNNELWNPKRVPFPFDGDEDKSAVEQFIRSKYIDGIFRSSPIEPEDYGISGNRRRTSSRSRSGSKVRPNLRPSRSYGSSGDVPSLGNRQARDYELSRYSRELRTLKEMGYDDIDHNAEALSHAHGDLNRAIDILERYNRRNGSNAGSAYNSRNSSRLNSRAASKTNLSTPDINPPLPKRRGNSSAPQPAVFDGTDESMVPNITGQQPQPVGIDGMTGQAVQQYFDPATGMIYVDQQEYQQQQQQLLLQQQQQQQLLMQQQMQQQQYQQPQVDQSNLMNLYQRPDLYTTPVEINQTGPQYQQVQQLQQQQQQQQQQQQQQMLQMQMTQQSQLPPGQTQQMYQGYYMQ; this is encoded by the coding sequence ATGAGAATTAGAAGTAGATCGTCAGCTGGAGCCAAAGGTGCAGAGCGGGAGTTAAAAGATCTGGTCAGTTTGCCTGAAAATGGTAACAAATGCGGTGAATGTGGGAGCGCGGTTCCAACTTGGTGTTCTATTAACTTAGGCGTCTTTCTATGCGGCAGATGTGCCTCTGTCCATCGTAAAGTGTTTTCATTGAGGGATGATGACGCATACTCAGATGTCAAGTCCTTGTCGTTGGATCGCTGGAGCGAAAGAGACTTGGATGATTTGTCGCGCAGTGGTGGTAATAAACATAATAACGAACTTTGGAATCCTAAGAGAGTTCCCTTTCCCTTTGATGGTGACGAGGACAAGAGTGCTGTTGAGCAATTCATTAGGTCAAAGTATATCGACGGCATTTTCAGAAGCTCACCAATAGAACCCGAGGACTATGGGATTAGTGGGAaccgaagaagaacaagcagCAGAAGCAGAAGTGGAAGTAAAGTTAGACCCAATCTGCGTCCTAGCAGAAGTTATGGCTCTTCAGGTGATGTGCCCAGTTTAGGTAATCGTCAGGCCAGAGATTACGAACTAAGCAGGTACTCTCGCGAACTAAGAACCCTGAAGGAAATGGGATACGACGACATTGATCACAACGCGGAAGCGTTGAGTCACGCACATGGTGATTTGAACCGAGCCATCGATATACTAGAAAGATACAATCGCAGAAACGGCAGTAACGCTGGTTCAGCCTATAACAGTAGAAACAGTTCGAGGCTGAACTCAAGAGCTGCTTCAAAGACAAATCTGTCTACACCGGATATAAATCCACCTTTACCAAAGAGGCGTGGAAATTCCAGTGCACCCCAACCGGCCGTCTTTGACGGTACCGACGAAAGCATGGTGCCCAACATTACCGGTCAACAGCCACAACCCGTAGGCATTGACGGAATGACAGGCCAGGCGGTACAACAATACTTTGATCCAGCTACCGGAATGATCTACGTGGACCAACAAGagtatcaacaacaacaacaacaacttcttctacaacaacagcaacaacaacaactacTCATGCAACAACAaatgcaacaacaacagtATCAGCAACCACAAGTAGACCAGAGTAATCTAATGAATCTATACCAGCGTCCTGACTTATACACGACACCAGTGGAGATCAATCAAACTGGTCCACAGTATCAACAAGTACAACaattacaacaacaacagcaacaacagcaacaacagcaacaacagcagatGCTACAAATGCAAATGACCCAGCAGTCACAATTACCTCCAGGGCAGACACAACAGATGTATCAAGGCTACTACATGCAATAG
- the ATG1 gene encoding serine/threonine protein kinase ATG1 (similar to Saccharomyces cerevisiae ATG1 (YGL180W); ancestral locus Anc_8.141) — translation MSEKNAITIINGAYTMENEIGRGSFATVYKGYYTADRAQHIAIKAVSRSKLKNKKLLENLEIEIAILKKIKHPHIVGLMDCERTSTDFYLVMEFCALGDLTFLIRRRKELMESHPLLKTVFERYPPPSEHHNGLHRAFVISYLQQLASALKFLRSKNLVHRDIKPQNLLLATPLVGYHDAKTFHEFGFVGIYNLPILKIADFGFARFLPNTSLAETLCGSPLYMAPEILNYQKYNAKADLWSVGTVLYEMACGKPPFKASNHLELFKKIKKANDTIIFPAQCVVEPELKNLICSLLTFDPNNRIGFADFFDNELVNEDLSKYELDDGMPELETKSKDVVESNMFVSEYLTRSAKKQPYSNANTNTKLALNTNLKPLTTVRGIETTSPIKEKDATSSLSPTSPTGHSPARSIKRNPSLDKTKRTADSGSDLMLEREYVVVEKKTVEVNALADEFAQAGSGSVILQPNQHQMPNANSTLAVANAAQHLQQQSNQLLKNKNARHSSGSSTSRRPSLVDRRLSITSLNPSNALSRALGIASSRLFGGNTAAVSDQQQQVSNASSPNYRSSLLNPKIFQDLTENIILRVEHLQEEEPKSLDSNSIVRLLETLSAKAFVIFSYAEVKFSQIVPLKEVGFEKRLSNGSCAIEEEEEPEDDDNNNGLRPFLRNRNSSSYSQASSTINDLPASEMRHVCTEAIILYMKSLSILAKAMQITSNWWYDPQEKVYSLRLNLLVQWIREKFNECLEKADFLRLKLNELKSNGIESSQRKEQVNSCSKTDAQQEEYDFNGDLEEPVYLEKILYDRALEISKTAAKLEMQGDHLSNCELAYATSLWMLETLLDDTSGEDLYGEIQGLTVDVLDDQDKKVIRKYIDSIANRLKALREKIYQG, via the coding sequence ATGTCTGAGAAGAATGCGATCACCATTATTAATGGTGCTTACACCATGGAGAATGAGATCGGACGGGGTTCGTTTGCCACCGTCTATAAAGGTTACTATACAGCTGATAGGGCTCAACATATAGCTATCAAGGCTGTTTCGCGAtcgaagttgaagaacaagaaattgctgGAGAATTTGGAGATCGAGATCgcaattttgaagaagattaaACATCCGCATATCGTGGGGCTCATGGATTGTGAGCGAACCTCGACGGATTTTTACTTGGTTATGGAATTCTGTGCGTTGGGTGATTTGACGTTCTTGATAAGGAGACGTAAGGAGTTGATGGAGAGTCATCCGCTATTAAAGACTGTTTTCGAAAGGTACCCTCCACCCAGCGAGCACCATAACGGTTTACACCGTGCATTTGTGATAAGTTATTTGCAACAGTTGGCTTCGGcgttgaaatttttgagatcaaagaatttaGTTCATAGGGATATCAAACCTCAAAATCTCCTGTTAGCTACACCACTTGTCGGCTATCATGATGCAAAGACTTTTCATGAGTTTGGATTTGTTGGGATTTACAACCTGCcgatcttgaagatcgcTGATTTCGGATTTGCAAGATTTTTACCCAATACGTCGTTGGCTGAAACTTTGTGTGGTTCACCTCTTTATATGGCTCCAGAGATTTTAAACTACCAAAAATATAATGCTAAAGCTGATTTGTGGTCTGTTGGGACAGTACTTTACGAAATGGCATGTGGGAAGCcacctttcaaagcttcCAATCACTTGGagttgttcaagaagatcaaaaaGGCTAATGATACTATCATATTCCCAGCTCAATGCGTTGTGGAACCCgagctgaagaatttgatttGCAGCTTGCTGACTTTTGATCCAAATAATAGGATCGGGTTTGCAGACTTTTTCGACAATGAACTGGTTAACGaggatctttcaaaatacgAATTAGATGATGGAATGCCTGAGTTGGAGACAAAATCGAAGGACGTGGTCGAGAGCAACATGTTTGTTTCCGAATATTTGACAAGGTCTGCAAAAAAACAACCATATTCCAATGCAAATACAAACACTAAGTTGGCATTAAACACAAATTTGAAACCTTTGACAACAGTAAGAGGTATAGAAACTACGTCTCCAATTAAAGAGAAAGATGCCACATCATCGTTGAGTCCTACGTCTCCAACGGGACATAGCCCAGCTCGTTCAATCAAGAGGAACCCATCATTGGATAAGACTAAAAGAACTGCAGATTCTGGATCAGATCTGATGTTGGAGAGGGAGTATGTGGTGGTCGAGAAGAAAACTGTGGAGGTCAATGCACTGGCAGATGAATTTGCACAAGCTGGTTCTGGTTCTGTAATTTTGCAACCGAACCAACACCAGATGCCCAATGCGAACAGTACCCTGGCGGTAGCTAATGCGGCTCAAcatttgcaacaacaaTCTAATCAATTACTCAAGAATAAGAATGCACGTCATTCGAGTGGAAGTAGTACATCTCGCCGCCCTTCCCTGGTGGATCGCCGATTATCCATAACGTCTCTCAATCCGTCTAACGCTCTTTCAAGGGCTCTAGGCATTGCCTCAAGCAGGCTCTTTGGTGGCAACACCGCTGCGGTATCCGATCAGCAGCAACAGGTTTCAAATGCATCCTCGCCGAATTATAGATCATCATTGTTGAACCCTAAGATATTCCAGGACCTAACCGAAAACATCATCTTACGTGTCGAAcatttgcaagaagaggagCCCAAGAGTCTAGATAGCAATTCTATCGTTCGGTTATTAGAGACTCTCTCGGCAAAGGCTTTTGTCATCTTCTCTTACGCGGAGGTGAAGTTTTCACAGATTGTTCCCTTGAAGGAAGTCGGTTTTGAGAAAAGATTAAGTAATGGCAGCTGTGCCatagaagaagaagaagaaccgGAGGACGACGATAATAACAACGGTTTAAGACCATTTTTAAGAAATAGGAATTCCTCCAGTTATTCTCAAGCTAGTTCAACTATTAATGATTTACCTGCATCTGAGATGCGTCACGTTTGCACTGAAGCTATCATTCTTTACATGAAATCCCTTTCCATCTTGGCAAAAGCAATGCAAATAACATCCAACTGGTGGTATGATCCACAGGAAAAGGTGTACTCCCTCCGCTTAAATTTACTAGTCCAGTGGATCAGAGAGAAATTTAACGAGTGCCTGGAAAAGGCCGACTTTTTAAGACTGAAGCTAAACgagttgaagagcaatGGTATAGAAAGCTCCCAAAGAAAGGAACAAGTCAACAGTTGCTCGAAAACGGATGCACAACAGGAAGAATATGATTTTAACGGTGATCTAGAAGAACCTGTCtacttggaaaagatcCTGTATGATCGCGCTTTGGAGATATCGAAGACAGCGGCCAAGTTGGAAATGCAGGGCGATCATTTGAGCAATTGTGAATTGGCATACGCAACTTCTTTATGGATGTTAGAGACTTTACTTGATGATACTAGTGGTGAAGACCTGTATGGCGAAATACAGGGACTCACAGTAGATGTTTTGGACGATCAGGACAAGAAGGTTATTAGGAAATATATAGACAGTATTGCCAATCGTCTGAAAGCGCTACGGGAAAAAATCTATCAAGGGTGA